In Taeniopygia guttata chromosome 6, bTaeGut7.mat, whole genome shotgun sequence, the genomic stretch AATTCATTTTCATAAATTTTTATGGTAAGATCTGAAGCTATTATTAGGAGATCAAAGGTACAGGCACAGACCTGTGTCTGAACCCTTTGCAGCTACaaaatggaagggaaaaaaagagtaattttaaaataatgttgatTTGTGAAACAACCATGATGTAACTGCAATCTATTTTCTGTGCACTTTTCTTCAGAGCTCTTCACAGAAGCTGCCAGCATCTCTGTGCCCTCTTGCTGACCTTCATCTGAAGAAAATGGGGACCCTGATTTGAACACCTTGGACCGGAAATGTATCTGAGTGTGATCCTGTGTTACCACAGCTCTGCACCATGGGTGAAAGCACACGTTGTGTCTAGAGGAAATGCCCATCAAAGCAGGGGGGAAATAACCAAGAGGGCTGCAGGGCCACACAGCTCTACAGGAATAAGAGCTAGGTAAAGGAAAAACTGTAAATCCTAACCTAACCCAGACCTTTCTCAGAGACGAAAACTTCACCTGCTTACATCTGTTTGTAGCCCTTCTCATATTCtctttttgtgcttttcctAATCCTAAGGAAAACTGCAAAAATGATGGAACATTTGGAATAGCTCATCTATTACTACTGGAGATCAGGAAGGTAAGGAGAAGATTAGAGGAGACACAGAACCTCATCTTCCATCTGTTGTGCAACAGGATCCTGACCTCCTGGGCACCCAACAGCTCAGGAAGGTGCCTTTTACAGCTATGAGGAGGGAAGTGGATGGCAGGGTGCCCTCTCCCCCAAGGACTTGGCTCCCTTCTGGCTTTGCTGAATGCTTGCCCAGAGCAGGCCTGATCCTGGGATTATTGGGGTGGGGTACAGCAGTCCAGAGTTTACACAGCAAGATTTATCACAGTTCAGTGGGAAAAGCACAGTAATGTTTCAGGCAGAACTGCAGCATGAGACACTGAGACCATTTTTTGTCTATCAGCAACTCACTTGCTCTCAGCCTGGCAGGCACATTCCAGGGGACGTGTAGGTGATAGTTCCTGGGAAAAACTGGCTCCTTAACCCATACAACTGCCTTGGGAGGTCATTGCCTCAGCTCATCAAGATGTCCAGCAGAGTGACTAAAACACTCGCAGAAATCTCTTGAAGGCTGAGTTAATTTTGAAGCAACACTGTGTGCTTACAATGCCTGTGGGATCAGAAAGATGGTACAAAAAAGCATCTGAAATGGTACTGACCCCAATTCCTGGTAGATGTAAGCACCTTCTCCAGCTACATTCAATTTGCAGAAGTCTAATAGGGGCCGTGGaacattttgaaatgtaaagGCAGACCCTAGGGCAGAGCTGTCCTCCACAGAacaggctgttttccctgcaaagcctgaaatttggggtttggagaatttatttttagtaaCTCTTAAAAGATGCCAAACCACAGAGGGCTAATTTGAGTTGCAGCTcaggctctgccctgctgcaggaaaatgaaCATTAAGAGCACATTTCTACTGTTCCTCTGACAGAGGAAAGTTACTTGCTGAAAGGTGTCGGTGCTGTATATAGACCCTTCCAGGAAAGCAGTCAACAAAACCCATAAACAACTTGAGGAAGGGACAAGACTGTGACTTCCAGAGGCACTACATAACAAGGAGGTGGACCTCACAGAGGTTTCCAGGAGGAGTTATATcactgggctggagctgcaacATGCATTGCTTGGTTATCTTTaagaaaggaggagaaacagATTGTATCACCCACAACATTTCACGCTGAATAAATGCATAAAGACTTCCTCATAGCTCCACATTCCCTAGGTAAAGTTTATCCTACAGAAAGCTCATCTGCCTCCCGACATAGCTGTACCTTGCTATATATGGTGCAATTATTTTTTTGGCGTATTAGGTACTTTCTCCTGGGAGCCCAGAATAAAGCCAGGTGCTCCAAGATGTACCAATACAAATTGCCAAGAGATTGTCTCCAaattttttcattccttcagtattttcatcttctttcaCCAGGCTGCAGATGTTAAAATTACTGTACTGGtatgtattttcttatttctagtGAAGACAGGACACATTTTGTGTAGGGTCCTTCATTAGCACTTCTCAATTAATGCTGCACAACAATGTATACCTTCTATAAATGACTGTGTCTAGTTTCCCTGAAAAGATGGCACATTTGGTATCCATCCCCCATTATTTCTGAGTTCTTTTTGCTGAGTTTTGCTGAGAAGATGAAGTCAAAACCATATTGCAGCACAAGTATTTCCTTCCTTCAGCTGAACCTGTCTCACGCTGCTGTAATGCTGTTTTTCTATAtggtttctgcagctgccctcctCATTTGGACTGTGGGTTGAAGACTACACTATTCTCTTGCAGGCCAGACTGCCCCTCTGGTGTTTGGAATcttctttgggtttttcccagttcccattggacTACCAGTTTAACCACCTCTCTGCAGGAATCAGAACTGAAAGAGAAATCAAACaatggctgcagcagcagggttgTGAAAAGGCAGGGGTGAAGAGCTTGACCAGTTCTGAGATGGAGCAGGGGCCAGGTTTTGTTAACCAGGCGCTCACAGCTGCTCTTGGACACCATGGCCACACTGGGCCAGTGGCTCCCTGCGTGCTACTGAGTGTGTGCTACTATTTAATACaatttaaatgttaaattaaaCGGAAAGCTGATGCTACAGGTCTGTGGAAGGTTATCCCTTCCACACAAGGTCCTGCTGGGGGAGAGGTGGTTTGTGACACATCTGTGGATTAAAATCAAGTTAAACACCAATGCATCTTAATGGAACTACGCTCAAACGAGGTTACTGTGAGCATACCTAGAAACAAATGGAGGAAAGCTTCCCCTCAAACCCTGCTATAGAAgaccaaagaggaaaaaaggctgATTCTCTTCATAGCTGGGACAGAacagcaagagaaaagaaatgccTCAGGTAAACAAGGATAATAGTGAGATACTGGTGAGTAGGAGACAGAAAATTAAAGTGCTGTCAGAGGTGTGAGCAAGAGTCCCAAAGTGCTGTATTTAATAATCCCTTGACATTTTCAGTAAGAAAGAACAAATGTTTGTGTACTGTGGCAAGGAGCTCTGGCAGTGAAATTGTGTTACTTATACATTATGCAAAAAAATGACAGTATGGGTATAGTGGATGTGGCAGAACATTAATCATTAGTGAAACAGATCAGAAGTACACATTGCTATCCAAGAAAGAAGGATATAAAATGTTATAGGAATTTTGTATAAACAtcataataacaaaaataaacaaaagataCAAAAATTGTTTGAGTTAAtaatgagaaaaggaaagaaaatctggCTTTTCTAAAGGTTTGTGAGGGACGTAAGGACTTGGTAGTGGTTATTAATGCCCATCCTTACCAGAGACTTTAATTTCCTAGAAAGAGGCTGGTCTTTATCAGTGGGAGCATTTGCTGTCCTGCAGTCACCTTGGAAGTGTGAAGTGATGAATTCCTTCATTAAACACTCACTGAGCCAACAAGCAATCAGCCTACTTTCTAATTAGTGAAGGTGTCTCAGAAGACCTGGCCATGGAAGGCAACCTTGATTGGATCAAACAAGATACTTCACCATAATTCAAATGGACACAGAAAAGGAGACAGTGATAAAGATTCTTAATTACAAACgggaaatctttattttaaaaattaaatagtcaAGTGAACAGGGCTGACGCAGCAGTGGATGGGGCTGAAGGCAGCTGGGAGCTAACATCTGTCACCATGTGGGAGCCAGCACGAGAACCTGTATTTGGAACTGGAAAAATACAGTTTaggagggctcagggctgggctggggggtaACTGCAAATGCAGGGTGCTGGGGATGACCAAATGCTTCCAAACAGAGGAAAGATGAATCAGAATAAAACATCAATTTTTGAGAAGAAGAACATTTGGAGGAAGAGCTGGAATTCCTAAACCCCATGCAGAGTTAGATATGAAAACCAAAAACAAGACTTTCAGCAATGTAGTTTAGAAAAGACAAGGAGAAGTGAGGTGGGAGTAGATAAAGGGCTTAGGGAGAGCTCTAAATAGGGGCTGTAGCAAAACACCCCAGAAGGCCACAATGGCAGACAgataaaaaggaggaagaacCTGAAGTGATGTCAAGAGTTTAATGGAGCAAAGCTAAAGAAGGATGGATAATCTTCATCTGAGATGAAGACCAGCTATGAAAGTGCAGGGTGGGTAGCAAGGTTTGTTACCATACCCATGAGCTCACAGAGCAGCACACACCAAACAACTCTGTTTAAGGACGGCACAGAGGACAGCAAGCAAAGGGCAGGGAACTAAGCAACCACAAGTCAGTTTTTATAGGTCTATTGGTCCATAGGGTACCATGCTGTAGAAGAAATTTGGAAGGGAAAGTGTATCAAAGTAAATCAGATAATTGCAGGGGAGCCTGACCAAGGGAGAGGGTGCAAAAATCATCTGACATCTCTAGACAAGAGAGAGGTAGAAGAGACCTCAGGTGAACTTCAGTGCTATTGAAGGAAAACACAGGAAGGAACTGCGAAGAACATAAGGAATTAGGAACACAAGAGACAACTGGCATGGGAGGAAGGGGACAGGCATGGACTGCTGCAGCTCACCAAGGCTGAACCCAGAGAACAATCGCAATGCTTTTGCTAACAGTCTTTTATAAAACCCaagaattttctgtttttctccattGGGAGTCTCCAGTCCTGCTGAGGGGCAGAGAGGGCAGGTGGTGGCACACAGAACTCCTCTGCCTGTGATCCTGAGTGGTATGGGAACACAGCCGAACATCTCTGGAGAAGATGCTGTCCTGCATATATCTGATGTGCACATTCCTGGCACACTGAGAAATGTCCTATCCTCTCCTCCCACCTCCAAAAACGAGCAGGAGATGACTCACAGAGAGGCTTTCTCTGTATCTGGAGTGGACCAGGTTGGCCTTTCTCATATGATCAGCTCTGCCTGCGGCAGAACGGCACCAGGCAGCCCAGGAGCCAAGTGCTGCCCTCATGCATTACATAATGCAGCATGTCGCTGCTGCAGCCATTTCTTAGACTCACTCACCACAGTATGACGTAGCGAGTAACACGCGGCAAAACACAGCTCCCAGTGGGAGAGGAAAACACATGCTGTGCGTATTCTCAAGGTATGGTTAATGAAATACAGCTCTCAGCATCTCTcgggctgctggcagctgctgcattaTGAATGCTGTCACAGCTGCAAAAGGAATACAGCTCTTTCTAAGGGCTTaatcttctcttctttctttaaatcACTTGCATAGAAACACTTTGTAGACCTCCTTCTCACTGCTAGGCTGAAAATGTGAGAGCCAAGTCATGAGAAGCGATTTCCTGTCATAAACTCCTTTGCACAGAACAGAGCAGCAAATGCTGTCTGGGCAATGGTGCAAGGCAGGTGCCATGCCCATGCTGCCAGGCCACTGCTGCCATCCTGGGGGACAGGCTCACCTACTGAGCCTGCAACCCATGAGGCCAAAGGCTCTTACAGTCTTCATAACATCACAGATACAAGGGCTGGACCTCAATCCACCCGGGGATGTTCCACCAGGTGACACCAGGTGGAATATCAACACACCAGCACATGCAGGGACCGAttccccccagcatccctggtACCTGCCACATCCTACCAAGAGGCCATGCAGGGCTGCCCGTGGAGGCTGCTGACCTGGAAATCGTTGGGGGTGTAGAGGGGTGCAGGGGAAGCCCCGGGGGGGGGGTGTGGAGGGTGGCCCGGCGACCTCACCCTTCTTGAACTCCTCAAGCAGCGTGTCGAGGCGCGTGTCATTGAAGACGCAGTGGAGCGGGCGGCGGTAGAAGCGGGTGACAGTCTGCAGGGGAGTGCAGTCATCAGGGTCGACAAAGGCCAGGTCTTTGACAAAGAGCAGGTCGACAATGTTGTCGCGTCGGTCACCCTCATAGACCGGAATGCGGGTGTAGCCAGATCGGAGGATCTCAGAGACGGTGGCGAAGTCCAGCACAGCATCAGCCCGGAGCATGAAGCAGTCGGCCAGCGGCGTCAGCACATCCTCCACCACCTTGGTGCGTAGCTCCAGCGCGCCCTGCACCATGGCCAGCTCCTCCCGGACCAGGTCGCCGTGGGGGCCAGCGGCGCGCAGCGTCTCCAGCAGCCGCTCCCGCGTAGAGAAGACGCTGAGCTCCTGCCGCAGCGCCCAGTCCAGCAACCGGCTGAGCGGGTAGCACAGGGGGAAGGCGGCCAGCATCAGCAGCCGGGTGAGGCAGAGCGTGCGGGAGGCGATGGCCAGCCCGTGCCGCGAGCACACCGAGTAGGGCAGCACCTCGCCGCCCAGGAAGACGGCggctgtgcacagcagcaccgGCAGCCAGGGCGCTCCCCGCGGcccgccggccgccgccgccggcccgccGCCGGGCAGCGAGGCGCAGAGCCAGCCGGCCAGCGCCGCGTTGGCCCCCGCCTGCCCCAGCAGGAGCGTGCACAGCAGGTaggtgccgccgccgccgcgcacCGCCTGCACCCGCCGCGCCTGCTCCCGCTCGGCGGCCGAGCCGCTGTTGCGCAGGACGCGGAGCTCCAGCGGGTCCAGCGAGAGCAGCGAGAGGCGCAGCCCGCTGAACAGCGCcgacagccccagcagcagcagggcgcCCAgcgcccgcagccagcccgcctcgggcagcggcagcagccaGGTGCCcagcggcggggcggccggCCTCACCCGCAGCAAGAAGCCGCCCGCCGCACCGTGGTGCGCCCAGGCCCGCCCGTCCCAAGCGCACAGCGAGAAGagccgcccgcccggcgccaCCGCCGCCTCGCCCTTGCGCGGCTCCCGCACCCGCACCTCGGCCAGCGCCGagcccgccgcgccgcccgaGCGCAGCGGCCCCACCACCTCCACGTCCGAGGCCCAGGCGCTGCGCTCCCGGCACCGCTCCGccgggccccgcgccgccgcgctccccgccgccgcctcctcgaTGAAGACCAGCCGCGGCTCCCGCTCCCCCGCCGGCCCGCGGCTGCCGTTGCCCTCGGGCGGCGGCTGGAAGTAGAGGCGCAGGAGGAAGCGGCTGCCCTCCGCCGCCTGCACCGCGCCGCCCTCCAGAGACACCCGGCCCGGCGTCGTGTCCTCGggccgcagccccagcagccaggcGGCCCcggccggcggccgcggcgACAGCGAgaagaagagcagcagcacggcGCCCCGGCTCCGGCcccagccgccgccgccgccgcgccccgggcccgccgccaTGCCGCTGCGCCGGCACCGcagcgcccgcccgccgccccgggACTGCAGCGGGGAgccggcacggcacggcaccgCACGGCACGGCACCGCACGGCGCGGCGGCACACGTGGGCCGGGGGGCGGGCGGCCGCCGCGCCACGTGCGACCGGGAGCCGGCCTGCAGCGCCCCGGCGGGAGGggccggcggagcggggccgccaACCGGCACCGCCGGCCCGGACGGTACGCAGGGCACCGAGGAGTTCGCCCACCCGCCCCGTGCGGGAGCATCCCCGCGGCGGGCGGCACCGTGCGCTCTCTCCGCACCTGGTGAGATGCTGGCGGATCCACGCCGCAGCAGAATCGCGGTGATACCGGGCAGCCCCCACCCCGGCAGCCAGAGTGGGCTGCGGGCCGAACAGCGAGCTCTGCCCGCCGAACGGCGAGCTGTGCCCGGCCACCCGCGGCCGCGCTGGCTCCCGGTGTCATCCCGGGCACAGGTCTGTGGGGTGCGGTGCGGGGCTGCGCCCCCACTGCACTGTGCGATTGGGGTTTGCTGAGGGGCTTCTGCCAGCAGTCTCTGGAGCTGGAATCTGCATTCAGCCTCCCTCTGTTATCTGTCGAGGCCCTACTCTTCAGCTTTTCAGTTCAAAttaatttcccttcttcttccCGTGGGAGtcgttttatttttttctttttttttttttttttttttgggatttttttaatgggggGTGGGTAGTCGTTAGATTTGCAGTCTTTCTAGGAAACAAATGTACCACACTGTAAGCTACATTTATTCTCGTGTCTAGACCTGATGGGGAATGTTGCTAGGGTTTATCAACTTCAGAAGTATGTGCTTGAGAATGTACTTAGGGATTCCTTAAACTTTTGTATCTTCCCTGGACCAACATTCACGACAAACTTGAAATGAGGCTGGAGAACTGGAAAGCAGTTGCTTACAACTGCAACAGGCTCAGCAATGGCAAAGCAAGAGGCTAGAAAATGTCATGGAGGCAAAGGAAGTGCCCGAAAAATTCTGATTATTCACTCATTATTGCTCCCATGAAAATAGGTCACTTTCTGTGTCGGAATGTCAGCAGGCAGACAGGTAGGAAAGCTAGCAGGGGGATCTGTGCTCCTTTTTGTGCTATGAGAGactcttctctctctccctctgggGGAggcagctattttttttttttccacatgtgATGAATTCACTGGGTgttcacaggggctgtgtgctATTTTACAAGCCCTTCCTGATCGTCCACTTTCTAACTACCCTTCAGTAGCACTGGGGAGATATTACCTGGTGTTCTACGTGGGCATGATTGATGAAGGAGCCACCTGGTAAGCCACGTTTGAAACCTTGCCCCAAGTTCTGCTGCCTGAGGGCCGGATCTCACAAGCTGCCCCAAGCAGTACCCAGAGTGACTCGGgaccagcacagcctgctcctgccttcctgtCTGCAAGGTGGGGGATGAGCACATGGCTGCTCCTTCTTTATTAGGACCTCGTGGGAACTACTGTTTGAGATCATCCCATATTTTAGCAATGGCAGGCTGTCATCAGCCCTGAATTTCTTGCAGACTTCTTGGTGCTGAGAATATTGTAAAGACGTTTGGTTTTGTGCCATTGCGTTTTGTATTGCTGATTGGGAGCTGTGTACCCATGGCAGTAGTTACTAGTGTTTATTAACTTGCAGGTTAGATTCCTGAAAGGTTTTCTAGTGATAAATTTCTCAGTATAGGAACTGAAGACTGTGAATTACAAacgtgctttttttttttttttttagttaattaGGTATTTGGAAGGTATTCTTGTCCATAGTACCCTTGTCACTAGCAATCCGTGGACAGCGGTTTGGAAACCACTGGTCTAGCCTGGAAcatgtgggaaagaaaacatggCACTGCAGGAGAAGAAACCACAAGGTGGCAATCTCTCGCTGCACTTTTACTGGCAAAATAAAGAtctggccaaaaaaaaaaaaacaaaaacaaaaacaaaacccacaaaaaacaccaaaaaaaccccagtatcACGGACAGTAACTGTAAAGCTGCAGAAGCAGTTAGTCACATCTTGTATCTTCCAGAGTCACAGCCATCCAGTTTTGATGCTggattttctcttctgaaagcTTTTCCCTTTAGTATGAAAATCTCAGTCTTGAGGAGCTGGATCTGTAGGCTACACTTTGCTGGCTTTTCCATCCTTTGCCCCCAAATAGGCAGCAGATGTTGCTTGTTAGATTGCTAACTACCGGTGCTGCTTGTgtgcctgcaggcagagctACTGTGCTTGGAGAGGAAATTTCCTCCTGCACTGGAGGCACTGTCTGGCTCAGGGCATTGCTGAGCTCGTGTTATACTGAAGTACAATATAATGGTTGCATCAGCACCCTGCTTCATGCTCTGACATGCCTCAATGGGAGCAAAGTCACTTGGATGTTAGGACTAGGCAGTGACCTGCAGGCTGAGAGTGTATTTGTTCTTGAGGGGACTGCAAAGCCATAGTGGCAGTGGCTCCACTCCAAAAAGATGTGGCCAGAGGGTGCAAAAGCTCAGAAGAGAAATAATGCTCAGTTTAAGGTAGAGCCTCTCTGGTCCTGCAGTATCAAACACCATCTGTTGCTATGAGCTCCCTCTCCATCAGGACATAACTGTGTTCTTGCCAGATGTTAGCTTACATGTGCTACATGTAAAAGTAAACTGGTGTGAAAGCTGTGGTCAGATGTGCTTTCAGTAGGATTTGCCCTGCATAAGTGACGACGTGCTAGCCAGCCTCTTGCTGAGAGGATGCACTCCAGAAGTTGCAGGTGTGTGGTTGGAGTGTGTTCAGTAAGTCAAGATAGGAAATATCTTCCAAAGCTCCAAataagacaaaacaaactcagctTTAGCACATGCTCAATTGATTGAGTCTTTGGCAAAGTATGACATGAATTTGCAATGTTCTCACTGAGGCCCATCCTGGCTATATCCTGCCTGGTGAGTCCTTCAGCAAGCACAGCATAGCTGTCCTTCTTCTCTTATGCTGAATCCTACTTCTTTTACCTGCTCTTCCCTAACTCTTAGGAATGACAGCCTGATTCCCGCTCACCAGCACTGTTCAGGTTCTGCTTTACACTATGTCTGCCACCACTGAGATCCCACTTGTGTCACGGCCTGCCAGTGGTGACTTCTCTAGTCACTGCTGTCCTCTTCCAGCTCTGGCTGTTCAGGTCCAGACGGGATCTGGAGGAGGTGGGAAGCATGGACATGGGGAGTTTCCTAATGTCTCTTTACATCACCTTAACTTTAAGGTCTGAAATCGGAGTGCAGGAGGCTGTGGTTTGCAATTCACTTCCTTCCTGGTTGATGGGAGCCCAGGGGCTCTGCTGTCTGCTGGTCCTCTAGAAAAGGGCCAGGAGCCACCAGGGACTCCTAGTGGGGATAGAAATGTTAGCAATCCAAATCATGATGGGAaacagaaggaggaaaaaaaaaaaaaaaaaccaaaccaagaaaaaacctgattttttttttctccccagaaagCAGGAGGAAATCTAGCAAGGACAAGGCTGGCTTCTCCTGGAACATATGTGCAATCTGATTGTCACTAATTCTCTGTAGCCAGCTTAGGGAAGATACTTTCCTTAAGTAAGTGAAATAAGCACTGTGATGTGGGATATATGATAACTTCAGAAACAGAAGGAATAAGACCCCAGGCAAGAGAGCTTCAAacagtgtcttttttttccctctcctttttccatCTCTAAGTCTGTGGGTGTTCAATTAAccctctttctctctgctgGCCATGATGGCTGCAGCTTTGCAAGGCTTTAGCCAGCCTTCTGGATGATGATGTGTTAAGCACTTGGTTTGTGATAACCAGTTTTCTCCTGAAATGATACCAAAAGTCTGCTGCTTTGATTTAAACTGTTTTCCAAGCATTTTGATTAGTAACAAAAGACAGTCCATTCCAAGAGAATCTTGCTTGAGGAAGCCATgaaatttaattcatttttgcAACTTAAATATATAATCAGTGACATATGGTAATAGTAAATACAGGGGGGAACGTCATTGTTTCAGTCAAATTTCTGCATTCAGTCAAAACCTAATACTTGTAACATCAAACTATATTTTCCATTgaacaggaaataaaacatcattttttcaaagaaaatagaCATGCAATTGCATGCCTATTATATTGCTTATATAgctttatttttagctttctcAACTGTTTCTGTTCTAAAGGACCAACAGAAGGGAAACTGTGGAGGGAGAAGATACCCAGTTGCCCGTGGTAGAAAGGACAAAGATGTATGAATAAATGCACTTTCCCTACAGGGCAGTAAAGTTCTGTCCCTGGGTTAGGGACTCTGCACCTCACCCCTCACTTCTGCTGACGTGCCAGCCCTTAAACAATGCTGAGGTGAGGATGAGTTCCTGTAAGGGCTCTGGAATTTATGCAGAAAGAACATTGCTTTTTTGGGCAATGGAAGCAGAGTATTTGGTTTAAAGTCTATCTGGCATCAACCTGAGATTTCTCCCTCCAGAAGTTCGGGTCACTGATGTACTGCTGACCTTCCCCCTCATTCAGTGGTGCTCTCTTCTGAGCCTCCAAGTTTCATGGTTCTTTATGGGCATTTAACTTTATTTCTGCTTCATCTATTTGTCTGGTTTTCAGGCATGTCCCATTGTTTTCTCCTCTTGCTCTCTAGCCTTGAGTTTCTTGTGTTGCTTCTGATTTCTCTAATGGACACCAACAGTTTGCAGCTTTGACATAGCTGGTTTGTCCTGTCTTGGTCTGTAGCAGGGCCATGCTCTGATGTCTGGATAGAGCTAGTGACAGAGAGCTTATTTGCCCTATGCAAATAAATACAGCAGACAGGGGTTTACAATTTTATCATTACCTgaaatattccttttcttttctgtctctctcacCCCAGCAGCCTCTCTGATTTGAGAGTATTTTGGCTGCTGTTTCTTCCCCTGAGCTCCGTCTCCTCGTTGATTTCTGCACACAgttccttcctctttttcataATTGACTCGTTTGCTCCTCCAGTCTTGCACTTCATCCATCTTCTTACTTCCCCTCTCTGATCTAATTCTCATGTCCACTTCCTTCATTTTTGCTGCTGGAATGTAAAGCATCCCTCCAGAAAAATAGGTCTCTGTCAACTTTTACCATCCCCCTCATATTCCCTCTTCCTTCACCTCTATCATCTCCCCCAGATGGTGGGACAAATACTCGCTTGCATTCATTCTCAGGCTAGTAAAATTGGCATATtcacttctctttctttttcacGTGATGATGTGAAACAGGAATAATTCTACactctctgctgctccaggctgggctccaTCTGAAGAAAAAGGTTTCCAAGGCTATTGTGATCTTGAGggcactgcagagctccagTCTCCAGTTGTGTTCTCACTCTGCATCTCTTTGACTGGGACAAATTGCTGctgtattttctgcttctcaagaTATGAAAGACAAAAGTGAAATCAGACCTAGCCACTGATGAGTACAGAGAAGTTAATGGAGCCAAAGAACATTCTCTGTCCAAGGGCACTGTTGTACACTGAAATGTTCTCAGTCattatgtggattttttttctgcttgctgaAGAGGCACTGGGCAAAGGGGATTTCTGTGTGCTGAAATGGCACCTAGTTTGAACCTCCAGAGCAATTCCTACAGCTTTATGGAAATGGTGCATCTCAGTCTTTCAAGGACTTCAGAAGTCCTCTTGGGACTTCAGCACTCTGGGATTTCACAAGTTCTCTCCATGGACAAATCTGCAGGACCAGGGCACCtgggcttttaaaaatttttttcagacCATGCATCAGAAGTCAGGTAAAGTAAAACAATAAGGCAGATAAGGGAAACAATAAATGCTGTTTATTCCAACAGAGTACATGGTATCTAACTTTTCACAGAActagaaattaaattacaaaaactgaaaaaaacccccaaaaaccccacattgATTGGTAGCTGCCTAAAACTCTGTTTTATCCTCCCAGTTTCATTCTGTGGTGTGCTACCCAGGGAGAGCCCACACTCACAACCTTTATGGCaccagtggggtttttttgtccctgtccccccccacctttttttttttttttcaggtttcttCATTTTGCAGCTAGTGAGTACAGAATGACTCTCAAAGAAACATTCTCTAGTTTCCTATGGCTAGATTTGGAAATACCAGTTTGCGCTCCTTTCACGCTGGCAAAAATGCAAAGACAACACTGCCAACTGTGCTTTTCCTGACCAGGCCGTTGGTTTTGATTGATGCCTTGCCTTTGGCATGTCTGGAGGGAGGAAGCTCTCTCAGTAGGTTTGCTTTCCTCCTGCTGTGGCTGAGCTCCCTAACCAGCCAGTCCTTCTAGCTCAGACAGAGGTATTTGCTTTTTACAGAACCTCCCAGATCACCTACATTAAAGAGCAATATGTGGATCCTGTATTAAATCAAGCAACTGTCCTCTGTCTGTTTGATCAGGTTAGGCATGATACATAAACATGCTAGAAAATGGTTTCAGCA encodes the following:
- the CNNM1 gene encoding metal transporter CNNM1 isoform X2 → MAAGPGRGGGGGWGRSRGAVLLLFFSLSPRPPAGAAWLLGLRPEDTTPGRVSLEGGAVQAAEGSRFLLRLYFQPPPEGNGSRGPAGEREPRLVFIEEAAAGSAAARGPAERCRERSAWASDVEVVGPLRSGGAAGSALAEVRVREPRKGEAAVAPGGRLFSLCAWDGRAWAHHGAAGGFLLRVRPAAPPLGTWLLPLPEAGWLRALGALLLLGLSALFSGLRLSLLSLDPLELRVLRNSGSAAEREQARRVQAVRGGGGTYLLCTLLLGQAGANAALAGWLCASLPGGGPAAAAGGPRGAPWLPVLLCTAAVFLGGEVLPYSVCSRHGLAIASRTLCLTRLLMLAAFPLCYPLSRLLDWALRQELSVFSTRERLLETLRAAGPHGDLVREELAMVQGALELRTKVVEDVLTPLADCFMLRADAVLDFATVSEILRSGYTRIPVYEGDRRDNIVDLLFVKDLAFVDPDDCTPLQTVTRFYRRPLHCVFNDTRLDTLLEEFKKGKSHLAIVQRVNNEGEGDPFYEVMGIVTLEDVIEEIIKSEILDETDLYTDNRKKERVPHRGRKPQDFSIFRLSESEMKVKISPQLLLATHRFMATEVEPFKSPYLSEKILLRLLKHPNVIQELKYDRKNKKAAEHYLYQRNRPVDYFVLILQGKVQVEVGKEGLRFENGAFTYYGVPAIMAVVSSENDVRKMGSLAGSSFLLPVSVSRTFAFSRGDSLAGSPVNRSPSRCSGLNRSESPNREDYGGSSTQLHSSSNNIYTPDYSVHILCDVQFVKVTRQQYHNALVASRMDSSPQSPDMEAFDRDSTKASTARGTPQTPKEDPATLLNERNNTMCSRSEGPRSPSESVFLRMEAIPFIQEELADSENSKRQNSECCGTVLEAESTGREAGTGSSPSSSEEALGKRLLRSLSGRKQRTSSEGEKSPEESSNLTPLIT
- the CNNM1 gene encoding metal transporter CNNM1 isoform X1, whose translation is MAAGPGRGGGGGWGRSRGAVLLLFFSLSPRPPAGAAWLLGLRPEDTTPGRVSLEGGAVQAAEGSRFLLRLYFQPPPEGNGSRGPAGEREPRLVFIEEAAAGSAAARGPAERCRERSAWASDVEVVGPLRSGGAAGSALAEVRVREPRKGEAAVAPGGRLFSLCAWDGRAWAHHGAAGGFLLRVRPAAPPLGTWLLPLPEAGWLRALGALLLLGLSALFSGLRLSLLSLDPLELRVLRNSGSAAEREQARRVQAVRGGGGTYLLCTLLLGQAGANAALAGWLCASLPGGGPAAAAGGPRGAPWLPVLLCTAAVFLGGEVLPYSVCSRHGLAIASRTLCLTRLLMLAAFPLCYPLSRLLDWALRQELSVFSTRERLLETLRAAGPHGDLVREELAMVQGALELRTKVVEDVLTPLADCFMLRADAVLDFATVSEILRSGYTRIPVYEGDRRDNIVDLLFVKDLAFVDPDDCTPLQTVTRFYRRPLHCVFNDTRLDTLLEEFKKGKSHLAIVQRVNNEGEGDPFYEVMGIVTLEDVIEEIIKSEILDETDLYTDNRKKERVPHRGRKPQDFSIFRLSESEMKVKISPQLLLATHRFMATEVEPFKSPYLSEKILLRLLKHPNVIQELKYDRKNKKAAEHYLYQRNRPVDYFVLILQGKVQVEVGKEGLRFENGAFTYYGVPAIMAVVSSENDVRKMGSLAGSSFLLPVSVSRTFAFSRGDSLAGSPVNRSPSRCSGLNRSESPNREDYGGSSTQLHSSSNNIYTPDYSVHILCDVQFVKVTRQQYHNALVASRMDSSPQSPDMEAFDRDSTKASTARGTPQTPKEDPATLLNERNNTMCSRSEGPRSPSESVFLRMEAIPFIQEELADSENSKRQSESGGGHTPLTPGLARPRCPEVLQPCWAFADSECCGTVLEAESTGREAGTGSSPSSSEEALGKRLLRSLSGRKQRTSSEGEKSPEESSNLTPLIT